A genomic region of Actinomycetota bacterium contains the following coding sequences:
- a CDS encoding two-component sensor histidine kinase: MLVLSALAIVAVIWLAVRSHERARRIIELVNPALDGDASTASLGGRGVWREVGTSIAAIVSSHEQLAQELQRQQPWRRQLVDAITLPALLFDEDGYLLAANDASARSFGATDAGRLTALQALGSTALADAVALARESQRPVELDARVADDREVFGVASPVGDETLLIVSDRTAQRRLSEVRRDFVVNASHELKSPVAGIQALSDALRLTVDRDPERARELSERLSDEAERLSGLVHDLLDLRRLESDRGGDTTPVDLVAIIDDRIERVRAMADARNITVETEVPEHAVVGGVEEDLRIAIGNLLDNAVQYNHDGGHVLVTLEREGPGYRLRLQDTGIGIPKHDLERIFERFYRVDVARSRATGGTGLGLSLVRHAVERQGGRITVESLLGEGTTITVTLPVAPRDGARAGGR; the protein is encoded by the coding sequence TTGCTCGTCCTCTCGGCGTTGGCGATCGTCGCCGTCATCTGGCTGGCGGTGCGCTCGCACGAACGGGCGAGGAGGATCATCGAGCTCGTCAACCCAGCGCTCGACGGAGACGCCTCGACGGCGTCCTTGGGTGGCCGAGGAGTGTGGCGGGAGGTCGGCACGAGCATCGCTGCCATCGTTTCCAGCCACGAGCAGCTCGCTCAGGAGCTGCAACGACAACAGCCGTGGCGGCGCCAACTCGTCGACGCGATCACCCTCCCGGCGCTGCTGTTCGACGAGGACGGTTACCTGCTCGCAGCCAACGACGCTTCCGCACGCAGCTTCGGTGCGACCGATGCGGGGCGTCTGACCGCGCTTCAGGCGCTCGGCAGCACCGCGCTCGCGGACGCGGTCGCGCTCGCGCGCGAGAGCCAGCGACCGGTCGAACTCGACGCGCGCGTGGCGGACGATCGTGAGGTCTTCGGCGTGGCTTCCCCGGTCGGCGACGAGACGCTGTTGATCGTGTCCGATCGCACCGCGCAGCGGCGGCTGAGCGAGGTACGCCGTGACTTCGTCGTCAACGCGTCCCACGAGCTCAAGAGTCCCGTCGCGGGCATCCAGGCCCTGAGCGATGCGTTGCGCCTCACCGTCGACCGCGACCCCGAGCGAGCTCGGGAGTTGAGCGAACGGCTGAGCGATGAAGCGGAGCGGCTGAGCGGTCTCGTGCATGACTTGCTCGATCTCCGACGCCTCGAGTCGGATCGCGGAGGTGACACCACGCCCGTCGATCTGGTGGCGATCATCGACGATCGCATCGAACGGGTCCGTGCGATGGCGGACGCCCGCAACATCACGGTCGAGACCGAGGTTCCCGAGCACGCGGTGGTGGGCGGGGTCGAGGAGGACCTGCGTATCGCCATCGGGAACCTGCTCGACAACGCGGTCCAGTACAACCACGACGGGGGACACGTGCTCGTCACGCTGGAACGGGAGGGACCGGGCTACCGCCTACGGCTCCAGGACACCGGGATCGGCATCCCCAAGCATGACCTCGAGCGTATCTTCGAGCGTTTCTACCGCGTCGACGTCGCCCGTTCCCGCGCGACGGGTGGCACCGGCCTGGGTCTGTCGCTGGTCCGACACGCGGTCGAGCGCCAGGGCGGCCGGATCACCGTCGAGAGTCTGCTCGGCGAGGGCACGACCATCACCGTGACCCTCCCGGTGGCGCCCCGGGACGGGGCGAGGGCCGGCGGGAGGTGA
- the nth gene encoding endonuclease III — protein MPDAVTRDSGKTKRAPVILERLEHALPDAEIALRFSDRWQLLVATILSAQATDKKVNEVTTALFERYPGPQAVAEASLDELMEAISSLGLFRQKARNIQATARLVLGQHGGEVPGTMDELLQLPGVARKTANVVLSNGFGTNVGVVVDTHVKRLSLRLRFTRATEPVKIERDLQRLFPRERWLQVSDLLIHHGRRTCTAQRPACDDCVVEDLCPSSQVAGRTDKARSTPRAPRR, from the coding sequence ATGCCCGACGCCGTGACCCGCGACAGCGGCAAGACCAAGCGGGCACCGGTCATCCTCGAGCGTCTCGAGCACGCCCTGCCCGATGCCGAGATCGCCCTGCGCTTCTCCGACCGATGGCAGCTGCTGGTGGCGACGATCCTGTCGGCCCAGGCGACGGACAAGAAGGTCAACGAGGTCACGACCGCGCTGTTCGAGCGCTACCCGGGGCCCCAGGCCGTCGCGGAGGCGTCACTCGACGAGTTGATGGAGGCGATCAGCTCGCTCGGGTTGTTCCGTCAGAAGGCGCGCAACATCCAGGCGACCGCACGTCTCGTGCTCGGGCAGCACGGGGGGGAGGTGCCGGGGACCATGGACGAGCTGCTGCAGCTCCCTGGCGTCGCGCGCAAGACCGCCAACGTCGTGCTCTCCAACGGCTTCGGGACCAACGTCGGCGTCGTCGTCGACACGCACGTCAAGAGGCTGTCCCTGCGGCTGCGGTTCACGCGCGCGACGGAACCGGTCAAGATCGAGCGCGACCTGCAGCGGCTGTTCCCCCGGGAGCGCTGGCTGCAGGTATCCGACCTGCTCATCCACCACGGTCGGCGCACCTGCACGGCTCAACGCCCCGCCTGCGACGACTGCGTGGTCGAGGACCTGTGCCCATCCAGCCAGGTGGCGGGGCGCACCGATAAGGCGCGGTCGACACCCCGCGCTCCGAGGCGTTGA
- a CDS encoding TrkH family potassium uptake protein, which yields MFIRPDRDDMRIIGFYVGKVILGLGLVMFLPAAMAFVLGEWNALTAFVIGGSVAVTVGRLSEAVFFTRESLDWSHGMATVALSWLLGPLLVALPLYLSGHFDSYLDALFDAMSGLTSTGLTVLQDIDHLARSMNLFRHLTQFVGGQGIIIVVLTLFAAGSAQVGTLYVGEGRDERIMPNVIRTARFIFIVAFAFMLVGTAALTIANTVAGLAFPTALFHAINLFMAAFDTGGFATQSTSVGYYHSALVEGVLMVVMFAGTLSFGLHYQLWRGQSSELLRNIETRALALTLLVLTGLTFLGLVRSGAFNDADPLFRKGFFTIVSAQTNTGLTVNTSRLFVTDWGVLAPAAIVGAMALGGMASSTSGGIKAIRVGLVTKGLLRDIRRVLMPENALVIETYHSNRRRILTDSVVKSAATVLLLYLLSYLGGAMVALFYGRWELTETLFESVSAASNAGMSVGITDPAMPQLLQVIYIAQMWLGRLEFMAVFAFVGFVVAALRGRT from the coding sequence ATGTTCATCCGCCCCGACCGCGATGACATGCGCATCATCGGCTTCTACGTGGGCAAGGTCATCTTGGGACTCGGCCTCGTCATGTTCCTGCCGGCCGCCATGGCGTTCGTCCTCGGCGAGTGGAACGCCCTGACGGCGTTCGTGATCGGCGGTTCGGTCGCGGTTACGGTCGGACGGCTCAGCGAGGCCGTCTTCTTCACCCGCGAGTCCCTCGACTGGTCGCACGGCATGGCGACGGTCGCGCTGTCGTGGCTCCTGGGCCCGTTGCTGGTCGCGCTCCCGCTGTACCTCTCGGGGCACTTCGACTCCTACCTCGATGCGTTGTTCGATGCCATGTCGGGTCTGACCAGCACGGGGCTGACGGTGCTGCAGGACATCGATCACCTCGCTCGGTCGATGAACCTGTTCCGGCACCTGACCCAGTTCGTGGGCGGCCAGGGCATCATCATCGTCGTGCTGACGCTGTTCGCCGCCGGGTCCGCACAGGTCGGCACCCTCTACGTGGGCGAGGGCCGCGACGAGCGCATCATGCCCAACGTCATCCGCACAGCGCGGTTCATCTTCATCGTCGCGTTCGCTTTCATGCTCGTCGGGACGGCCGCGCTCACGATCGCCAACACGGTGGCCGGTCTCGCCTTCCCGACCGCGCTGTTCCACGCGATCAACCTCTTCATGGCCGCGTTCGACACGGGCGGGTTCGCGACCCAGTCCACGAGCGTGGGGTACTACCACTCTGCGCTCGTGGAGGGTGTGCTGATGGTCGTGATGTTCGCTGGCACGCTGTCGTTCGGGCTCCACTACCAGCTGTGGCGGGGTCAGAGCAGCGAGCTGCTACGCAACATCGAGACGCGCGCTCTCGCGCTGACACTGCTGGTACTGACCGGCCTGACGTTCCTGGGACTGGTACGCAGCGGCGCGTTCAACGACGCCGATCCGCTCTTCCGCAAGGGCTTCTTCACCATCGTGTCCGCCCAGACCAACACCGGTCTCACCGTGAACACGTCGCGTCTGTTCGTCACCGACTGGGGCGTCCTGGCACCTGCCGCGATCGTCGGGGCGATGGCCCTCGGGGGGATGGCGTCGTCCACGTCCGGCGGCATCAAGGCGATCCGCGTCGGGTTGGTGACCAAGGGACTCCTACGAGACATCCGGCGCGTCCTGATGCCCGAGAACGCCCTCGTCATCGAGACCTACCACTCGAACCGCCGCCGCATCCTGACGGACTCGGTGGTCAAATCGGCAGCCACGGTGCTGCTGCTGTACCTGCTGTCTTACCTCGGCGGAGCCATGGTCGCCCTCTTCTACGGTCGCTGGGAGCTGACCGAGACGCTGTTCGAGTCCGTCTCCGCAGCCTCCAACGCAGGCATGAGCGTGGGGATCACCGACCCAGCGATGCCGCAGTTGCTACAGGTCATCTACATCGCCCAGATGTGGCTGGGACGGCTGGAGTTCATGGCCGTGTTCGCGTTCGTCGGCTTCGTGGTGGCGGCCCTGAGGGGGCGGACGTGA
- a CDS encoding TrkA family potassium uptake protein: MYVVIMGGGRIGRYIAADLVVKGHDVTVLERLAGRCEQLVADHDVLVIQGDACDVRYQEQAHVDRADVFVATTHEDDDNLVACQLAKVEFGVRRAISRVNTPKNVEIFETLDIEAVSSTRLISELLEHEFTVGELIHLYSLKGGKVSLVEVRIPDDERAPPPRHVVDLGLPYEAVLVAIFREEQTVIPRGTTEILPGDEVVALTTPELEERLEQILLGER, translated from the coding sequence ATGTACGTGGTGATCATGGGGGGTGGACGGATCGGTCGCTACATCGCGGCGGATCTGGTCGTCAAGGGCCACGACGTCACGGTTCTCGAGCGACTCGCGGGACGCTGCGAGCAGTTGGTCGCCGACCACGACGTACTCGTCATCCAGGGCGACGCCTGTGACGTGCGCTACCAGGAGCAGGCGCACGTCGACCGGGCGGACGTGTTCGTGGCAACCACGCACGAGGACGACGACAACCTGGTCGCCTGCCAGCTCGCGAAGGTCGAGTTCGGCGTCCGACGCGCCATCAGCCGCGTCAACACGCCCAAGAACGTCGAGATCTTCGAGACGCTCGACATCGAGGCGGTCTCCTCGACCCGGCTGATCTCCGAGCTGCTCGAGCACGAGTTCACGGTCGGGGAACTCATCCACCTCTACAGCCTCAAGGGTGGCAAGGTGAGCCTCGTCGAGGTGCGCATCCCGGATGACGAACGCGCGCCGCCACCTCGACACGTCGTGGATCTCGGCCTGCCCTACGAGGCGGTCCTCGTGGCCATCTTCCGCGAGGAGCAGACGGTCATCCCGCGTGGAACGACCGAGATCCTCCCCGGCGACGAGGTCGTCGCGTTGACGACCCCGGAGCTCGAGGAGCGGCTGGAGCAGATCCTGCTGGGCGAGCGATGA
- a CDS encoding TrkA family potassium uptake protein, with the protein MHIIVGGCGRLGSEIAEHLSQEPDNDVVVVDTDPLAFDRLGSAFNGETVVGDTTDRDVLERAGVAQAHGLVAVTRYDNANLMAVEIAKHLYGVERTVARLFNPERETSYQKLGIRYVSGTGVIAKLILNEFRADTFRHHVHFPHGDVAVVEMLIGPGGHGMLVDAFELDGKVRIAAIVRGARVFIPGDNDRLEHGDLVVAAVRRGAYRRLSHLLQAGEIHPSERAVARNEAR; encoded by the coding sequence GTGCACATCATCGTCGGCGGCTGCGGCCGCTTGGGGTCGGAGATCGCGGAGCACCTGTCGCAGGAGCCCGACAACGATGTGGTCGTCGTCGATACCGATCCGCTCGCCTTCGACCGACTCGGCTCCGCCTTCAACGGCGAGACAGTCGTTGGCGACACGACCGATCGCGACGTGCTCGAGCGTGCCGGGGTCGCGCAGGCCCACGGCCTGGTGGCGGTCACGCGCTACGACAACGCCAACCTCATGGCGGTCGAGATCGCCAAGCACCTCTACGGCGTCGAGCGGACCGTGGCCCGCCTCTTCAACCCCGAGCGGGAGACCAGCTACCAGAAGCTCGGCATCCGGTACGTCTCGGGAACCGGGGTCATCGCCAAGCTGATCCTCAACGAGTTCCGAGCCGACACCTTCCGCCACCACGTCCACTTCCCCCACGGTGACGTCGCGGTCGTGGAGATGCTCATCGGTCCGGGCGGCCACGGCATGCTGGTCGACGCGTTCGAGCTTGATGGGAAGGTTCGCATCGCGGCGATCGTGAGGGGAGCCCGAGTGTTCATCCCCGGCGACAACGATCGACTCGAACACGGCGATCTCGTCGTGGCGGCGGTCCGACGTGGCGCGTACCGCAGGCTCTCGCACCTGCTCCAGGCGGGCGAGATCCACCCCTCCGAGCGAGCCGTCGCGCGCAACGAGGCCCGCTGA